The genomic segment GCTTCCTGATAATTCTCCTGGAGCCTCTTCCTAGCAGAATCCAGCCTATCAAGGTCCAGAAGACTGTCTTTTTGGTCCCTTGTCATTTTCTGCATGAAGAACTTAAAATCATTCTCAGACTCAAAGCTATCAAAGAAACAACGAGCCTCCTTTCGACAATTACAAAGCACTAACAAATTGGAGTTTTCGTGAGAACTGTAATTGTATTTCTTTTTCACTGAAAGTGGAACATTGATCTTTTTTGCAAGTTGCATGATTAGACAACATTGTGCAATGAGTACTGACATGTGAGGCAAAATCGGTCAAAAGATGCTACATCTGGGGTCCAAACACAGTGCTCGCTTAGGAGAAAAGATCTGGTTAAATCCTTACAGCAGGACCAGATAACGAAGTATCAGAATGACGGTTGTTGTTGATCTGCCTGGGATTATGATATGCTGGTACAGGGCTCGCTTTACGCTTCACATCCattgtcaactcaaacccatTGTTAGCCCTCTCTGAACTTGAACCATCTAAAATTTCAGAAACAAAGAATAGACCTCCATAAGTAAACTTTTACGGGTATTAAAACGATGAAAAATGAATACTACGTCCTAGGAAGATAATATGTGACACTCACTGTGCCTCTGTGGGCTGGGAGAATACTGGAACCCTGAAACCTGAAAGATTGCATCAACAGAGGTGCCATTGTTACAAAGTTTGCAATCAATTAAGAAAAGTTAAAAGTACAAGGTCTATTAAATTGCAAACAGTGGTGTCACTATAACTAATAGCTACTTGCTTTGCGCATCTGTCAGTAGTTTACTCAGCATGAGAAAAGcatggatatttttttttcagatctgTGATCGTTTGGTAAACTAACAGGGGAATAATAGAGAGGGGAATATTCCAGGCACGATGCTTCCTACCAAAAAGAAACTTTCCACAGACAAGGAAATAACAAAAGAAGCTTGTGGTGTAGTTATTTAGAGCCATTTCTAAGCAAGAACAGTTTACCCGAGGGCTTTGGTGGCTCTTGCCTTGGATTTTCTCCGGGGAGTCGCCATCAGCTGCCAGCATCAAAGCAATCCATTTCACCCATCAGGATTATCAGGAACAGGGAAAATAATAAAccttttctataaaaaaatcctGATCCAAAGAGACTGTAAAACTTTGCACAGTGACATACTTATGATGGAGCTGCCACCGTCACCACCAGAATTGTGCAGGCGCACCCAATCGTCCACTATCTCCTTCCACTTCCTTCAAGTTGCAAGCAACACCAAAATCCACAAAAAAGGATAATTAAGCAGCATTTCCAACCAGAAAATAATTTGTTTAGCAACAGTGTTCTTGTTCACCTGATGAGCTGCTTTACCAGTCGCCGGACTTCGCCAGAGGGATGCTTGCGCAGGCCATTCACATGCCGGCCGATGTCTGTCTCCTGCGGGAGAAAAAACACATAAGACTTTTTACCCTCTCCATGGGTGCTCATCACAAGCAACTATAACTAATCTCTCATCTCCTTTCGTAAGCCAAACAAAAGTGAAGTAAAAGAATGGCAAAAAAGCTTCACCTGGAGCACCTTGTAGGTGACGTCCATGTCTGCCAGGTTCTGCAGCAAGCTCACCAGCTCGTCCTCGGGCTGTGACAAAACACCACAAACGTGCAGTTTGTGTGAAAAAGCTAAGCATTTGGAGCAAATTTGCTTTGCGAGGTGATAAAAATGGCTTCTTTCGGGACCTGGTAGGGGTCCTCCAGGAAGTCCCTGATGGCCAGGATCTTGGTCTCCAGCCCgggctcgccgtcgccgccgccgccgagctcctCGGCCTCATCCACGACATCGGTTTCCGCATCACCCTCCGCCTCCGGCGAGACCGgagcctcttcctcctcctccaaccccgccgccgccaAAGCAGCACGCGGCGGACGCCCGTCGCAGTTGCtgcagccggcggcggcgtaGAGCCGCTCGACGATGCCGTCGCGGCGCGCGCGCAGCTCGTCCGGGCAATCCCGCGCAGCCGCGGCCAGCGCGGCGTCGACCATCCCCCACACGTCGCCCCCGAAGGCGGCCAGCGCGCGGCGGAGGCGCTCGTCCCGGTCCATCGCCCGGCGAACCCGCCCGCCGGTCCCCGTTCCTGGGACCCGCACTGCAAGATCCGATAGTCCAACCCGACACAAAGCCCCACGGCAACCTTACGCAGCCAGCGACCTCACCCCCGCCGCCGGCAGGGGCCGCGAGCGCCGGTCGTGGATAGCCGGAGAAGGGCGGCTGCGGGCCGGGCCCCGGTAAGCGGGAGACGAAGCGACGGGACCCGCtaaggcggcggcggtggatcCGAAacgaggagaaagagagagagacagagacgGAAAAATTCTCTTGCGATATTCCTGTGGATGGATTTGGCTGCGCTCAGCGTTCTTGCCCCCTGCTGCGATCGATGCTCGCCGGTGTGCGCTTTCGGCCTGGTCCCTTGCTGTTTCTTACTCGTTTCAGGAAGTGACGAAAATAGCCTCGGAAACCGTGGGGGCTTCTTCCGGTCTTCCAGCGCATTTGCTTGggaatttctctctctctctctcttttctctagAGAGAGaagcaaagatttttttttgggaattGCTGTTGCACAAGTCAAGTTGTGTAGCCCATGGAATTGGATAGATGTGTTCCGACTTCCGAGACCGTAATACCGTGGGTTATGTATGTGCACATAAGCAGCACAGCAACTTTCGTGTGCGAAAATAACTATTAATATCATGTTTGATGGAGCTCTATTTCAGATATTTATGTATCATTTGTAATTTATAAGgtaaataaaatagtttaaatatataattttaatttaaaataagaataaaatgtCTCATCCAAAACTCTAATTGTCcacaattttaattttgaaaatttctaAAGCTATGGATAACTAGCTTCTAAATCTGTTTGGTGGTCTATATTTTGTGTGACACGTGATGCCAGCAACAATATGTCTTCCTTTTAGATCAGCAGCAATACGTTGGAAGCATTAGGAAatgtattttttgtttgttctgTGTCCGTACGTTATTTATCATGGATAAGGTCGCTATATATATAATTACGCAGTAGCTCAACGAGTACATCATTCTAGTCACTTCTCCCAAAAACTCACATCATAATTCCTAACAAAATTCTGATGTGGACATGACTGGTTTTGATAATTAGACGAAAAGTCGTCACATGAATGATTGTGCATCTTCATTTAGTCATGTTTCAACGTGGTTATAGGGAAAATAAGATATAATAATGATATAAGGTGATTTCAACATTATTACATTAGCATTCTTTTTCTAACTAAAGTACGCTAGTATGTAATATACCCAAGTGCGGACCCACTCTAGGGGCAAGCGGGGGCGGCCGTCTTGGGTCCATGAGTAGAACATAGAGTATCCTACTCATTGCCCTCGTCTAGTTCGTCACTTGTGAGCTTGAGTTGTTCAGTTCAGACGTCTAGTCTTTTGCTTCCTGAGCGGTCCGCGCTGCATCGTGCTCTCGATGCAAGGTCCGATTTGCTTGCCAACTCCAGAGCGGTCTGTGTGTAGCTGCAGCGTGCTCCTGAGACCAAGCAGGACATCGGTCAGCAAGTGGCGGTGGCGTGGCTCAGCATACTGGCACCCATCCGCGGTCCTCTAGTGGCCGATTCGCCTAATGCCCTAACAGCCTAATCCACGAGTGGTCGAGCCCGTCCGGCATTCAACGTTCGCGATCCTGTTGTCCCGTGAGGCAGTGAGGGTGTGACTccctaatatgaacaagggttcccgatcttccgaaaggttctggtaactctcgatttggtggaaacgagacacaagtcgatccagcttccgaacaacactatccgaaaccccgcaatcgcagcactacgtctcctctggttatcaaccggcgttgcacggttgacctcgccaagaaggctaaagtccttgcctgcgaatcgaagaaaacaagcaagaacaaggaagaatgcaaccaaattgcagatgaatgattaatctcacgagttggggtctcacaaaccgacgaaacggcgaaactgttcttgacagaataatctaagcaaaacccgccctaacgagagcggcggcggctgataataagggtctaagggtcgtcacaccccctggtcacgcccccctaatgggctcaacgacgatacacggcccaacggaccaaaaacggtgacgcagcaccgggacagattctagatgctgacttgtttcgacgtttcccgttgactcagaaggaatttggacctcaaaccaacgccattggtttccttataaaattatctttccaaccatatgtgaatcgtcaaaaacgaagtccggatgcgtcctgggcgtccgttttactgctcgctagtcctggaggtcgagactgattcggactcgagttggactagacctcctgctgttgttggacgtcctagctgctcctccatgcCTCCAAGCCTTTCTCTATGTGTCTctttgtcctctccatgattcctaagcaacacataatcattaggtagtaatctattctcaaaattatataaagagttgcttaggaatgagctcacctctaaatttaattgtcgtgcgcgagctcttgtgattggaccttgaaagttcaatggaggatcattgtatgtatccgagggagtgatgtcctcatcatcctcccccttttgaattggagtcgtcctcgactcaagctcattatcggctcccaagtaaggtttcaaatctgcaatgttaaaagaaggattaaccccgaactcgggtggcaactcaagtttatatgcattatcatttattttctcaattatcttataaggaccagcagctcttggcattaatttagacttacgcagctctggaaacctatcttttcttaaatgtaaccacactaaatcacccggttcaagtttgacttctttcctaccttcactaccagtaattctatacttttcattcatcttttcgatatttattttagttgtttcatgcaacttacgaataaaatcagcacgtgcactagcatcactatgtgttctttcagtggtaggtaaaggcaaaagatcaataggagcgcgagggttaaaaccatacactacctgaaaaggacttaccttggtggtagaatgtgttgcccgattataagcaaactccacgtggggcaaacattcttcccacatcttcaaattttttttcaaaatagctctcaacatggtacccaaagtgcggttcactacctccgtttggccatcagtttgtgggtggcaagtagtagaaaacaatagttttgtacccaacttattccatagagtgcgccaaaagtgactcaaaaatttagcgtcgcgatctgaaacaatagtagaaggcataccatgcaagcgaacaatctctttgaaaaagaggtcagcaatataaacggcatcatcacttttatgacaaaagtataaaatgtgccatcttagaaaaacgatccacaacaacaaaaatgttccatcttagaaaaatgatccacaacaacaaaaatgctatccctccctctcttagtcctaggcaatcacaaaacaaagtccatcgaaatatctgcccaaagaatagaaggaacaggaagaggcatatacaaactatgtggattcaagcgagacttagccttttgacatgtggtacagcgtgccacgaaccgctcaacatctctcctcatctttggccaaaagaaatgtgtggccaacatatcttccgtcttcttagcaccaaaatgtcccatcaatcctcctccatgtgcttcctgcaacaacaaaagacgaacggaaccaactggaatgcatagacggttagctctaaacacaaatccatcattgatcacaaacttgttccatgtacgtccctctttacagttcagcaatacatctttaaaatcaggatcaagcacatattgttcttttattgagtcaagtccaaaaattatataatcaagttgggacaacaaagcatatcgtctagacaaagcatcagcaattatattatccttccctttcttgtgtttgataacataaggaaaagattcaataaattcaacccacttagcatgtctacgattcagattattttgagaacgaagatacttaagcgattcatgatctgaatgtataacaaattctttaggccacaaataatgacgccacgtctctaaagaacgtacaagtgcatacaattccttatcatacgtagagtaattaagaac from the Phragmites australis chromosome 19, lpPhrAust1.1, whole genome shotgun sequence genome contains:
- the LOC133900418 gene encoding probable mediator of RNA polymerase II transcription subunit 26c; the protein is MDRDERLRRALAAFGGDVWGMVDAALAAAARDCPDELRARRDGIVERLYAAAGCSNCDGRPPRAALAAAGLEEEEEAPVSPEAEGDAETDVVDEAEELGGGGDGEPGLETKILAIRDFLEDPYQPEDELVSLLQNLADMDVTYKVLQETDIGRHVNGLRKHPSGEVRRLVKQLIRKWKEIVDDWVRLHNSGGDGGSSIITDGDSPEKIQGKSHQSPRVSGFQYSPSPQRHNGSSSERANNGFELTMDVKRKASPVPAYHNPRQINNNRHSDTSLSGPAKMTRDQKDSLLDLDRLDSARKRLQENYQEAQNAKKQRTIQVMEINDIPKQKNRNAFIRKGGSGGLPARQR